In Streptomyces sannanensis, the DNA window CCATCCAGCGCAGCGGCGATGTCGCCGTCCTGAAGGCGCTCGGCGCCTCCACCGGATACCTGCTGCGGGACGCGCTCGGCCAGGCGGTCATCGTCCTCGTCGCCGGTACGGGCCTGGGCACCGCCCTCGCGAGCGCCATCGGCGCGATGGTGGCCGGCAGCGATGTGCCGTTCGTCCTTCAGCCGCTGACCGTGCTCGTTCCTGCCGCCATCATGACCGTCCTCGGGTTGGTCGGCGCGGCCCTCTCCATCCGGCGCATCACCGCCGTCGACCCCCTCACCGCCCTCGGGAGTGCGCGATGACCCTGCTGCTCGATGACGTCACCCTCACCTACCCGGACGGTGACGGCCGGCTCACCGCTCTCGACCGGGTCGGCCTGTCCGTGCCCGCCGGCAACCTGACCGCGGTCGTCGGCCCCTCCGGGTCCGGCAAGTCCAGCCTGCTGGCCGTCGCCGCCACGCTCGTCACCCCCGACTCGGGACGGGTGGTCGTGGACGGTGTCGATGTGGGCCGGCTCGGGTCGGGCGACAAGGCCGCGCTGCGGAGGGACCGCATCGGGATCGTCTTCCAGCAGGCCAACCTGCTGCCTTCGCTGACCGCGGCGGAACAGCTCGAGGTGATGGCCCATATGGCGGGACGCCCGCGGGGTGCGGCGCGCACCCGGGCCCTGGAACTGCTCGACGCGGTCGGCCTCGCCGGGCAGGCCGGACGGCGGCCGCACCAGCTGTCCGGCGGACAGCGGCAGCGCGTCAATATCGCGCGAGCGCTGATGAACGAGCCGGCGGTGCTGCTGGTGGACGAGCCGACGAGTGCGCTCGACCATGAGCGGGGCGCGGCGGTGCTGGAGCTGCTCCTCCGCCTGACGCGCGAGCGCGGCACCGCGACGGTTCTGGTCACGCATGACCGGACGCACCTGGACTCCGCGGACC includes these proteins:
- a CDS encoding ABC transporter ATP-binding protein, with the translated sequence MTLLLDDVTLTYPDGDGRLTALDRVGLSVPAGNLTAVVGPSGSGKSSLLAVAATLVTPDSGRVVVDGVDVGRLGSGDKAALRRDRIGIVFQQANLLPSLTAAEQLEVMAHMAGRPRGAARTRALELLDAVGLAGQAGRRPHQLSGGQRQRVNIARALMNEPAVLLVDEPTSALDHERGAAVLELLLRLTRERGTATVLVTHDRTHLDSADHAVTMVDGRLAEAAVH